A stretch of Microtus pennsylvanicus isolate mMicPen1 chromosome 5, mMicPen1.hap1, whole genome shotgun sequence DNA encodes these proteins:
- the LOC142851117 gene encoding olfactory receptor 5B3-like: MTMMKNRTEVTQFILMGLTNDPGLQLPLFITFLLIYIITLIGNLGMILLIFLDSRLHTPMYYFLGNLSLVDFGYSSAVTPKVMSGLLIGDKIMSYNDCAAQMFFFAAFATVENFLLASMAYDRYAAVCKPLHYASSMNTSVCAYLIMACYVLGFLNVSVYTGDTFSLSFCKSNVVHHFFCDMPAVMALSCSDRHVNELVLIFLASFNIFFALIIILVSYIIIFITILKMHSGAGHQKALSTCASHFTAVSIFYGTIIFMYLQPSSRHAMDTDKIVSVFYTMIIPMLNPLVYSLRNKEVKRAFMKIVLKEK; this comes from the coding sequence ATGACAATGATGAAAAACAGGACAGAAGTAACACAGTTTATCCTCATGGGACTGACCAATGACCCAGGCCTGCAGCTTCCCCTCTTTATCACCTTCCTTCTCATATACATCATTACCCTGATTGGTAACCTGGGGATGATCCTGTTGATTTTCTTGGATTCTCGGCTTCACACCCCCATGTACTACTTCCTTGGTAATTTGTCCCTGGTTGATTTTGGTTACTCTTCAGCTGTTACTCCCAAAGTCATGTCTGGGCTCCTAATAGGAGACAAGATCATGTCTTACAATGACTGTGCTGCTCAGATGTTCTTTTTTGCAGCTTTTGCCACTGTGGAAAATTTCTTGTTGGCTtcaatggcctatgatcgctatgCAGCAGTGTGTAAGCCCCTACACTATGCTTCCTCCATGAATACAAGTGTGTGTGCGTATCTGATCATGGCCTGCTACGTTCTTGGTTTCTTGAATGTCTCAGTCTACACTGGAGATACATTCAGTCTCTCCTTCTGTAAGTCTAATGTGGTTCATCATTTTTTCTGTGATATGCCAGCAGTCATGGCTCTCTCTTGCTCTGATAGACATGTAAATGAGCTGGTTCTTATTTTTCTAGCTAGCTTCAATATATTTTTTGCTCTCATAATAATATTAGTATcctatattataatttttataacaatCTTAAAGATGCATTCAGGAGCAGGACATCAGAAAGCTTTATCTACTTGTGCCTCCCACTTCACTGCAGTCTCTATTTTCTATGGGACAATAATATTCATGTATCTGCAGCCCAGCTCTAGACATGCAATGGACACTGACAAAATTGTGTCTGTGTTCTACACCATGATCATCCCTATGTTGAATCCTCTagtctacagcctgaggaacaaggaGGTCAAGAGAGCATTTATGAAAATAGttctaaaggaaaaataa